Below is a window of Plasmodium sp. gorilla clade G2 genome assembly, chromosome: 14 DNA.
atgatCGTTCAATAGATACCACTTctattgaaaaatatataaaaaataaatatcattattGTAAGCCATTACCCAAGTTATTAGAAGACAAAATTGCTTTacaaaatgttataaaagaAGATTTTCCACGAGTCTTTTTGGGTTCGGATTCAGCACCTCATTACAAATTTATGAAGTGTAATCCACACTACAAACCAGGCATATACACACAACCATTTTTAGTTAATTATGTTGCTCATATATTAAACAAGTTTGATGCTCTAGATAAGATAGAAAATTTTACATCAAAAAATGCGTCtgcatttttaaatttaacagataaaaaagaaatatcagACTATTACTTATATGTGCATAAAAGACCTTTTAAATTACCACAAGAATATAATGGTGTAGTTCCATTTTTGTCAGGAGAAACTTTGGATTTTGACATACAACCTGTATATAGGTTTTAAACAAACCGAAAGGTTTTTAcgattaaattattattataattattttattattatcattattttattatttttattattttattatttttattattttattatttttattattttattatttttattattttattatttttttttatttttattttttagtatgctgaataataataaattattatatatatatatatatatatatatatatatattatttggcatttcatagaaaaaataaagtcctttatttatttaatatattttattttttattgaattattttggtacataatatatatatatatatatatatatatatatatatatatgtatatgattCAATCCATATGTAGATTtatgattaatatatatatattatatttatatatatatgtatatgtttgaTCATTATTTGACATTTCATAGAAAAAATGaagtattttatttatttaatttttgttttttcattGAATTATTGTcctacatataatataatatattctctCTCTCTCTctctctatatatatatatatatataatttgttcattttttttacatctgatagaaaaaatgaagtattttatttatttaatatattttttatttaattaaattattatcatacataatatatatatgtatatgattcaataaatatgtagatttatgattaaaatatatattatatttatatatatatatatgtatatgtttgaTCATTATTTGACATTTCATAGAAAAAGTGaagtattttatttatttaatatttttttttcattgaaATATTGtctacatataatatattatacatatatatgtatatgattcaataaataagtatttttatgattaaaatatgaatatatagatgtatacatataatttttttttttttttttatttaaaatatccaTATTGtgatatatttacatttttgataattagtagtatttaaaatatgtattatcattaataatGGCATATTTCCAATGTGATGAATAAAAAGTTTTGTTCTTACAATTTTATTCATccaaaaaacaaataaaaacaaagaataaatatatagaaacacATAAAGTGTAATAAACTTTTAATAAACacaattaaatttaaaaataatcataacaGATTgctgtctttttttttttttttttttttttttttttttttatgtttaatttattattatttttatgatattttctttttccttaATTTAAATGGTTGTTAATATCTTCTTCCgtttttatattgttatcCTTCTGTTCCATTTCATTTGTTTTACTGTCTTCTATGAAATCCTCATTACTTGTGACCTcctcatttttcttttctttagaTAACATTGATGAAGatgtttctttttctaaatataaatagGTTATAATTATGTTATCTTCTTCTGTATTTAAGTTTACATCGGCATAGTTTTCATTTTGCCTTTGTGGTATTAAACTTAtcacaatatataataaaagggAAAAACAAAATGTCATGGTACTTGCAATGAAAGCAATCTTTACAATTAATCTTTTATAACCTTCGTaatcatacatatttttatgaaacaTTTAAAaggcaaaaaaaataaaaaggtagtataaaacaattttaattatttttttaatatatattataatgttatatatggATAGCTGTTAAAAGCGAATTCGCATATAATAAAACCACCAAATTCGAAACCTAAAAACTTTTATGTtctaataaaagaaaaatgaacacataaataaataaataaatatatgtattcttccaaaggaaataatattgatagaTTGTCTCATATGTTTAAATATCATCCATTTTATAGTATGATAAtatccatattatatattatatatattttttttttttcttttgggAGGAATATtttagaagaaaatatttataaataaccTGATTTGTTCATATGAaatgtacaaaaaaaaaaaaaaaaaaaaaaaaatatataaaaaatataaataaatggcTAGTTACTAATTTATGAATAAATCATAGAcagtaataaaataacaaaaataaaaaataaaataaaataaatccaTAAATTGGAAATGTATTTaggctatatatatatatatatatatatatatatatatgatataatttaACATATCAGGTTTTGCTTTACTCACATTGAATAATCTTTACTTATTAAACAATAACTATTcgaatattttgttttatccacatatattatataataacttACATTTGATGGTTATATGATTAGTATGAACATAGGAACGTAAACATGTTTCGTTTAATTTTTAGATCATTTTATTAcaccatttatattttaaaataaaatttttttttttttttttttctttttttttgtttgcgggtaaaatttaattaaatttgGGACTGTTTAAAAATCAGagtaatatttattacacAAACGAATTAGACTTACATAAAAatgacaaatataaataaaaatatttatatatgtttataaatatttatgtgaactctacatatatttatatattattatatacatattatcatatatgagtttaatatatatatttgtatatccTTTCATATTCTCCTAAacgttttaattttttttttgtgaacaTGGATAAAAGAGTTAACCCTAATATATGGAGGGTAAATCATTCGTCTTATCCAATTGTATATTTTCTGATACACTATCATCATATGAGTGTTGTATGTTTTTTAGCTCATTATAAATTTCAttcaaatgaaatatattttgttgtaATTCAGTTTTATAATGTTGTtcatttatcatattatagGTATATAAATTGTTTAAATTATGAATAACTTTTAAtagttttttatttatataagctatattattaattttatgtatatttggTATTATCTTGTTATAAGATAAATTATTGACGTTTGAATGGTGGTTGTTTTTGTCCATATATTCGTTTTTCAtatcattgttattattataacgaCTATTGTTTATGTTACTGTTTATGTTATTGATCATGTTATTGTTTATGTTACTGTTCATGTTATTGTTTATGTTACTGTTCATGTTATTGCTCATATTATTGCTCATATTATTGTTCATGTTATTGCTCATATTATTGTTCATGTTActgtttatattatgtatatttaattcaccagttatactattattattgttaaatgttaaattaaatatatcttcttttttgCTTAAATTGTTATTGTGAATTATATGAGGTTCCTCCTTTTTTgtatgtttttcttttttctcatttctttgttttattttgaagGACAAGTcgattaaaatttttatattttctacaGGAGGGTATTTAAACAGTCTCTTCAAGCAATAATTTTCATCACTCTCTAATAAGAAGGACCTAATAAATAGTATCATGGAAATAGCAAAATAATCCACCATAGGAAAGATTCTGCATATCATATGAGCAATCTCGATATTGTCTCCTTTAAAATCGATGTTGAGGTGGGAATCGCAATTTTTAAGATACGAATctggaaaaaaataaagcatataaatatatatatatatatatatatatatttatttatttatatatttatattttaatatattttaatttatttttttttttacctgcAAAAATATTGTCCCATAAAATAACTGTATCGTCAATAGGAAATTCTCTACAATAAAAGAGACGTATCCATCTGAGCAAAAATATTTGTGGCTCAATACTTAATGATATTAAATGattgtataataatttatccgAATTTTTTAGTAacttatgaaatatatatgtgcatttATGTAAGAGAACTGTTTtacatgtatttttattggttgagttttttttttcatccatggatgtaaataaatattttaatcccatattcataaaatgatcaaatatgatatatgtaTCTGCTTCGATATATTCTTTGTCAAAAAGATTAGAAAATTCTTTATAAAAGAGTTTGTTTTGATCTTCATaaaaatcattattattatgaaggTGTTCACGGTAGttgacaataaaaaaaatggctAGTATTTCATTCATTCCTTGTTTATAAGATATGTCTGGATTTTTTTTTGcccatataaataaaatattatttaatatttctctaatttcttcattttggaaaatttttttttcagaaTATGTTCTTAAAATATCTTGTTtgatttcttcttttaattcttgatttttttgttttaatgtCCATGGATTTTTATCATCTGATGACAATGGATGGAATATTTGTGGATCtaatttttgaatatttaaattaattggtttaataatatattcttctttatcttgtatatataaatctctttttttcttaatatctTTAATTAAATCTTCCAAGTTATCTGCTTTATATATACCTAATAGTAAAGGCCAATATATTcttctatataattttatattttctgtattattgataatattatttgctATAAAACTTAAGGCGctcttttttatatcattcttttttaatatataattattattttcatatatatcagatttatctatatcatcattattattatttgcatATTCTTTAGAGGAAAATAATATGCTCatgaaattttttaaaaaatcctCAAAATTTAATTCGTACAAGTCTTCAAAAAAATTGTTATCATTCATTGTTTTCAACAAGGAAAAAATTAACAGTTtttaatcatttttttttaaggtaaacaaataaatataatgatatatatatataacatatatatataaatatatttatttatatattaatgaagataaataattatcagatggaaacatatatataattattatttattatatattatatatatatttatatatatatagtatgtgataaaaaattaaaagaaagataaaaatattgaacctttatattttaccccaaatgataataatataaactgatataaatatataaaataaaatttatattatatataatatctttcatatattatatattatatattatatatatatatatatatatattatatacttaaCATATTCGTAGCCTAATTCTTGCCTgctttttaaattaaaaaataaaataaaataaaataaaataaaaataaattaaattaaatccaaaatgatataaaaaaaaaaaaaaatttttatttttttatacaaaatCATGCGCACAGTTTTATCTTTTCACTATGAActtattaaaacatataagttgaaattataattttttattggAATGGTTTCAATTGTCTTAACGAAAATAgttacacatatatttaatcattcttagatttttattttaaattatttttttctttaaacaaaaaggaattgtatatatatatatatatatatatatatatatatatatgctggAGAATATGtagtgtataaatatatgtatatattataatattatatatatatatatatatatagactaatttattcacatatattaaaaacaaaatcgtttatatttatttatttttattatattattttattttttatgtgtgAAGGAAATATACGTGGAAAACTATTCATGAAAGATTGAAACTTTTTAAAGTTTTATAATTTCCTATTTTAtaagataattatatttttatttcaaaattTTAAGACGTCATATAAGTTTTagttatatgaatatataatcaatatttttcaaacctttatatatgaaagaaaaaatacatttctttttatcCTCTTATTTTTCATgggaaataatatatatatatatatattacttatatatatatataatttaataaaagccTTTCctttgaataataatatttctatatatattactattttcattataataaattctttgatgaattacaaaaatatgaagattttccttaaaaaatacaaaccCAATAAAaagttatttatataatattattttatattatatccttaaaatttataatatgataaaatatatataaaaataacatacaatattaaatatatatatatatttatatttatttattttgaaatgatgaaatatatattttataatctaAGCTTGAATACTTTTTCATTATGATGTTCCAATTATACCCcattggaaaaaaaaaaaaaaaaaaaaaaaaaaaaaaaaaaaaatatctatatatatataatgttatagAAGTACACGAAatacttatattttcatgaaaaaaaaaaaaaaaaaaaaaaaaaaaaaaatttatatataaattatatataaaattatatataaaattatatataaattatatataaattatatataaattatatataaattatatataaattatatataaattatatataaaattatatagaagTACACGAAATACTTATTTTtgcatgaaaaaaaaaaaaaaaaaaaaaaaaaaaaaaaaaaaaaatttatatataaattatatataaatttatatagaaGTACACGAAATACTTATTTACATTAATAATGCAATagtatcaaaaatatatatatgaatgcatgagaaaaaaaaaaaaaaaaaaaaaaaaaaaaaaaaaaaaaaaaaaaaaaaaaatatatatatatatatataatgttatagAAGTACATGAAATACTTAAAGCATCTATATTGAATACataagaatttaaaaaaaaaaatatatttgcatgaataaaaaaaaaagtattttctatttaaaatatatattttacattctTTGTACATCTATtggaaatttatatatataatatatatatattattattttattattattatatataaatctttctttatatttattctatatttttttgtatcattattaaataatagaTATATCTATATCAATTTCATTGattatatatgataagaATGTATTTTGGAAAGTAGGAAAATACAACAGGaaattatgtaaaaaaaaaaaaaattctataaatattatttacatgtGCATTTATGTACGatctcatatatatattttaatttaaaatctcatgcaattttataaattcataAAAAGGACacatgatattttttttttttttttttttttttttttttttttttttttttttatatataaaatattaaaaatatatataactgtACGCCTTTTAGAAGTCCTTATGGGGCTAtctagtatttttttttttttttttttttaagggaatgttc
It encodes the following:
- a CDS encoding GTPase-activating protein, putative, with amino-acid sequence MNDNNFFEDLYELNFEDFLKNFMSILFSSKEYANNNNDDIDKSDIYENNNYILKKNDIKKSALSFIANNIINNTENIKLYRRIYWPLLLGIYKADNLEDLIKDIKKKRDLYIQDKEEYIIKPINLNIQKLDPQIFHPLSSDDKNPWTLKQKNQELKEEIKQDILRTYSEKKIFQNEEIREILNNILFIWAKKNPDISYKQGMNEILAIFFIVNYREHLHNNNDFYEDQNKLFYKEFSNLFDKEYIEADTYIIFDHFMNMGLKYLFTSMDEKKNSTNKNTCKTVLLHKCTYIFHKLLKNSDKLLYNHLISLSIEPQIFLLRWIRLFYCREFPIDDTVILWDNIFADSYLKNCDSHLNIDFKGDNIEIAHMICRIFPMVDYFAISMILFIRSFLLESDENYCLKRLFKYPPVENIKILIDLSFKIKQRNEKKEKHTKKEEPHIIHNNNLSKKEDIFNLTFNNNNSITGELNIHNINSNMNNNMSNNMNNNMSNNMSNNMNSNINNNMNSNINNNMINNINSNINNSRYNNNNDMKNEYMDKNNHHSNVNNLSYNKIIPNIHKINNIAYINKKLLKVIHNLNNLYTYNMINEQHYKTELQQNIFHLNEIYNELKNIQHSYDDSVSENIQLDKTNDLPSIY